The Cytophagia bacterium CHB2 genome window below encodes:
- a CDS encoding acylphosphatase, whose product MKKCVHLYIRGMVQGVGFRYYVNKCARRHYLKGWVKNLADGQVEVMAEGDELELQEFVSDMKKGSRFSTVEEVQVEWLPATNQFKHFDIVD is encoded by the coding sequence ATGAAAAAATGCGTCCATCTGTACATACGCGGCATGGTGCAAGGGGTAGGCTTTCGTTATTACGTCAATAAATGCGCCCGGCGGCATTATCTCAAAGGCTGGGTAAAGAATCTCGCTGACGGCCAGGTGGAAGTCATGGCTGAAGGTGACGAACTTGAGCTGCAGGAATTTGTGAGCGACATGAAAAAAGGCTCGCGTTTTTCCACGGTTGAAGAAGTTCAGGTGGAATGGCTGCCCGCAACCAATCAATTCAAACATTTTGATATTGTCGATTGA
- the asnS gene encoding asparagine--tRNA ligase, whose protein sequence is MIPAHINRDKIYIANIGEHAGKEVKLHGWLYNSRHKGKLWFLLLRDGTGVIQCVVSLQDVGEEIFSRCEKLSQESSFVVTGTVREDKRAPGGYELLTKNIEIVHIAQDYPITPKEHGDTFLMDHRHLWLRSSRQHAILRVRHTIIKAIRDFFDGQGFTLLDAPIFTPAACEGTTTLFETDYFGEKAYLTQSGQLYMEPGCMAFGKVYCFGPTFRAEKSKTRRHLTEFWMVEPEVAYMDLEGDMQLAEHFVEFIVQRVLETRREELKVLERDTSKLENVVRPFPRLSYDEAAKMLTTPEAIAYAKEREAPPFQPGSDLGGADESFLTEKFDKPIMVHRYPAAVKAFYMKNDPEQPDKALAVDVLAPEGYGEIIGGGQREDDLDTLEAKIKAHDLPLEAFRWYLDVRRYGSVPHAGFGLGVERTVSWICGLHHVRETIPFARLMHRLYP, encoded by the coding sequence ATGATTCCCGCTCACATCAATCGCGATAAAATTTACATTGCAAATATCGGCGAACATGCCGGCAAGGAAGTGAAGCTTCACGGCTGGCTGTATAATTCACGGCACAAAGGCAAGCTGTGGTTTTTGCTGCTGCGTGACGGCACCGGTGTCATTCAATGTGTCGTTTCGCTGCAAGATGTTGGCGAAGAAATCTTCAGCCGCTGCGAAAAGCTGTCGCAAGAATCATCATTCGTCGTCACCGGCACGGTGCGCGAAGACAAGCGCGCGCCCGGCGGCTATGAACTGCTGACCAAAAATATCGAAATCGTGCATATCGCGCAGGATTATCCCATCACGCCGAAAGAGCACGGCGATACGTTTTTGATGGATCATCGCCATCTCTGGTTGCGTTCTTCGCGGCAACATGCGATTTTGCGCGTGCGGCACACCATCATCAAAGCCATTCGCGATTTTTTTGACGGCCAGGGTTTTACCCTGCTCGACGCGCCCATTTTCACGCCTGCCGCTTGCGAAGGCACGACGACGCTGTTCGAAACCGACTATTTCGGCGAGAAAGCCTATCTCACGCAAAGCGGCCAGCTTTACATGGAGCCCGGTTGCATGGCGTTCGGCAAGGTGTATTGCTTCGGCCCGACCTTTCGCGCGGAGAAATCCAAAACGCGGCGGCATCTCACGGAGTTTTGGATGGTCGAGCCGGAAGTGGCTTACATGGATCTCGAAGGCGATATGCAGCTTGCCGAGCATTTCGTCGAGTTCATCGTGCAACGCGTGCTGGAAACGCGGCGCGAAGAATTGAAGGTGCTGGAACGCGACACCAGCAAGCTTGAAAACGTTGTGCGCCCGTTTCCGCGCTTGAGTTATGATGAAGCTGCAAAAATGTTGACGACTCCCGAAGCGATTGCCTACGCCAAAGAACGTGAAGCCCCGCCGTTTCAACCAGGCAGCGATCTGGGCGGCGCCGATGAGTCTTTTTTGACGGAGAAATTCGACAAGCCGATCATGGTGCATCGCTATCCGGCAGCCGTCAAAGCTTTTTATATGAAGAACGACCCGGAACAACCCGACAAAGCATTGGCTGTTGATGTGCTTGCCCCGGAGGGTTACGGCGAAATCATCGGCGGCGGCCAGCGCGAAGATGATCTTGACACCCTCGAAGCTAAAATCAAAGCGCATGACTTGCCGCTCGAGGCGTTTCGCTGGTATCTCGATGTGCGGCGTTACGGCTCAGTGCCGCATGCCGGCTTCGGGCTGGGCGTCGAGCGCACCGTGTCGTGGATTTGCGGCTTGCATCACGTGCGCGAGACCATCCCGTTTGCGCGGTTGATGCACCGGCTGTATCCGTGA
- a CDS encoding type II toxin-antitoxin system HicB family antitoxin, whose amino-acid sequence MKYTIVLRQSEEGYRVSCPALPGCWSQGATEEEAINNIRDAIQEYLAAITDSVK is encoded by the coding sequence ATGAAATATACGATTGTTTTACGCCAGTCAGAGGAAGGGTATCGCGTTTCTTGCCCGGCATTGCCCGGTTGTTGGTCGCAAGGGGCGACTGAAGAGGAAGCGATCAATAACATTCGAGATGCAATTCAGGAATATCTCGCTGCCATCACCGATTCCGTAAAATAA
- a CDS encoding ribosome maturation factor RimP — MEHLRERLLPIITPIVTQQFGVDLIEVELKGSKANMVVRIIVDADGGVKLETCAAVNRAIGDALDTTDVMPGRYRLEVSSPGIDRPLRTPRDFQRNLGRAVHLRYHDKDETKETEGVIERVSDAGVSLETTPGTLTIPFPAIDYGKVIIKW, encoded by the coding sequence ATGGAGCATTTGCGTGAGCGCTTGCTGCCGATCATTACACCGATTGTGACACAGCAGTTCGGCGTTGATCTGATCGAGGTTGAGCTGAAGGGCAGCAAGGCGAATATGGTCGTCCGCATCATCGTGGATGCTGACGGCGGCGTCAAACTTGAAACGTGCGCGGCTGTGAACCGCGCAATTGGCGATGCGCTAGACACCACAGATGTCATGCCCGGCCGGTATCGCTTGGAAGTCTCATCGCCTGGCATTGACCGCCCGTTGCGAACGCCGCGGGATTTTCAACGAAATCTGGGGCGGGCCGTCCACCTGCGGTATCACGATAAAGATGAAACCAAAGAAACAGAAGGTGTGATCGAGCGAGTGAGCGACGCGGGCGTGTCGCTGGAAACAACCCCGGGTACACTCACGATTCCCTTCCCGGCAATCGACTATGGCAAAGTGATCATTAAGTGGTAA
- a CDS encoding adenine phosphoribosyltransferase: MNALERYIRTVQDFPKPGIGFKDITTLLKEPEPFKMVIDEFVARFGKQGVQKVVGIEARGFIFGAPLALHLNAGFVPARKPKKLPAQTLRAEYQLEYGTDALELHVDAINKGEKVVVIDDLLATGGTAAAAAQLVEQLGGQIAGLGFLIELDFLNGRRKLEKYAVHSLIHVASE; the protein is encoded by the coding sequence ATGAACGCTTTGGAACGTTACATCCGCACGGTGCAAGATTTTCCCAAGCCGGGCATCGGGTTTAAAGATATCACCACCTTGCTGAAAGAGCCTGAACCATTCAAAATGGTTATCGATGAGTTTGTTGCTCGCTTCGGGAAACAAGGCGTTCAAAAGGTTGTGGGCATCGAAGCGCGCGGGTTTATCTTTGGCGCGCCGCTGGCGCTTCATCTCAACGCCGGCTTTGTGCCGGCGCGCAAACCCAAGAAATTGCCGGCGCAAACGTTGCGCGCGGAATATCAACTTGAATATGGCACAGACGCGCTTGAACTGCATGTCGATGCCATTAATAAAGGAGAGAAGGTCGTTGTCATCGATGATTTGCTTGCCACGGGCGGCACGGCAGCGGCTGCGGCGCAATTGGTTGAGCAGCTCGGCGGACAAATTGCAGGCCTCGGTTTTTTGATCGAGCTGGATTTTCTCAACGGCCGGCGCAAGCTCGAAAAGTATGCTGTACACTCTTTGATACATGTGGCCTCGGAGTAG
- the nusA gene encoding transcription termination factor NusA — translation MGDIRQISRGDVFVNVDRTEVILPKKEQIENERYRRGDNIRALVKEVRRTSRGPEIIVSRSDPKFLVRLFELEVPEIYDGIIEIKAVARQPGERSKIAVSSNDKRIDAVGACVGMKGIRIQSVSKELNNEKVDVIPWSYDKEVFITRALSPAKPVRVLVDEPNNRAVAVLPDDQVSLGIGRGGQNRRLTSKLTGVEIEIMKESEYRKMIEEQRGKETPIDNIDGLSQAMLGKLKDAGLETVSDVLGIGEQGLRNIKGIGEKTALKIWTLVNGGEVEAAEGAADAGEDEAAEDSEASDNEIHGADEEIAEEESTSDEEESETAEVAAEESEDNESRNEPASANA, via the coding sequence ATGGGCGATATTCGCCAGATCAGCCGCGGCGATGTTTTTGTAAATGTCGATCGTACAGAAGTCATCCTTCCTAAAAAAGAGCAGATTGAAAACGAACGCTATCGCCGCGGCGATAATATCCGCGCTCTGGTGAAGGAGGTGCGGCGCACCAGCCGCGGCCCCGAAATCATCGTCTCACGCAGCGATCCCAAATTTTTAGTGCGATTATTCGAGCTGGAAGTGCCGGAAATTTACGACGGCATCATTGAAATCAAAGCGGTGGCGCGCCAGCCTGGCGAACGCTCGAAAATTGCAGTGTCGTCAAACGACAAGCGCATCGATGCTGTGGGCGCCTGTGTGGGCATGAAAGGTATTCGCATTCAATCCGTCAGCAAAGAGTTGAATAACGAAAAAGTCGACGTTATTCCGTGGAGTTATGACAAAGAAGTGTTTATTACACGCGCGTTAAGCCCGGCCAAGCCGGTGCGCGTGCTGGTGGATGAGCCGAACAATCGCGCGGTGGCCGTGTTGCCGGATGATCAAGTGTCTCTCGGCATTGGCCGCGGCGGACAAAATCGCCGCCTGACCAGCAAGTTAACCGGCGTCGAAATCGAGATCATGAAGGAATCCGAATATCGCAAGATGATCGAAGAGCAGCGCGGCAAGGAGACGCCGATCGATAATATTGATGGCTTGAGCCAGGCGATGTTGGGCAAATTGAAAGATGCCGGACTCGAAACGGTGAGTGATGTTTTGGGAATCGGCGAGCAGGGTTTGAGAAATATCAAAGGCATCGGCGAGAAAACCGCGCTTAAAATCTGGACCTTGGTCAACGGCGGCGAAGTCGAGGCCGCTGAAGGTGCGGCTGACGCGGGGGAGGACGAAGCCGCTGAAGACAGTGAAGCCTCGGATAATGAAATCCATGGCGCAGACGAAGAAATCGCAGAAGAGGAATCCACCTCGGACGAGGAAGAATCCGAAACAGCGGAGGTTGCGGCAGAGGAGTCTGAAGACAACGAATCACGCAACGAGCCGGCTTCCGCCAACGCGTAA
- a CDS encoding tetratricopeptide repeat protein: MLKPQKKLNKRELKQDKLVIAWFKATDYLTHHVSEILIGLGALAALIAIIVWYNYDTQQREQEASVLLAHGKSAYESQLYSAAIDSLVKLVNNYGGTPSAATGTIYLANAFMQKKEFEFAEKYFKAYLDDYGSDPILSAAAAAGIAATFDERGNYAEAAKLYEKTAKDYHNSYRVPELLMHAARCYQLANQAEAAHRVLAQLLEKHPKSKFEEDAKMLQAELRS; this comes from the coding sequence ATGTTAAAACCTCAAAAGAAATTGAACAAACGGGAATTAAAGCAAGACAAGCTTGTGATCGCGTGGTTCAAGGCCACCGATTATCTCACTCATCACGTCAGTGAAATTCTGATCGGGCTGGGCGCGCTTGCCGCTCTGATAGCGATTATTGTTTGGTATAACTACGACACCCAGCAGAGGGAACAAGAGGCTTCAGTATTGCTGGCGCACGGCAAAAGCGCTTACGAGTCTCAACTCTACAGCGCCGCGATAGATTCGCTCGTAAAACTCGTGAACAACTACGGTGGAACGCCGAGCGCGGCGACCGGCACGATTTATCTCGCGAATGCATTCATGCAAAAGAAGGAATTCGAGTTTGCCGAGAAATATTTCAAGGCTTATCTGGATGATTACGGCAGCGACCCCATTTTGAGCGCCGCGGCGGCAGCCGGCATTGCCGCCACGTTTGATGAACGCGGCAATTATGCCGAGGCCGCGAAGCTTTACGAAAAGACGGCGAAAGATTATCATAACAGTTATCGCGTTCCCGAGTTGTTGATGCATGCGGCGCGTTGTTACCAGCTTGCCAACCAGGCGGAGGCCGCTCACCGGGTATTGGCGCAGTTGCTGGAAAAACACCCGAAATCGAAGTTTGAGGAAGACGCGAAAATGCTGCAGGCTGAGTTGCGCTCCTGA